A window of Natrinema versiforme contains these coding sequences:
- a CDS encoding DNA polymerase beta superfamily protein: MASVPTHVHETVDDHLTVIEREHDIAVTLAVARGSHAWGAASSDSDYDVGFVFAPTDLRRYAHLEGAPETLVDDRGEFEYQGWDVRTFARLLADSNDGALDLLRSPIRYRLAYDPADLAAYVERAYNPIDLYHAWRGIATSNYRKYVSHHLVSTDDELFPIREASDEAYTVEIDDGTMTVPADDDRFSETQTKPTVKRNLTICRAAMSAYYLKETGERGTHDLPALEFETFLREQAPAVFDAERIDRARELLERKLAGEGATEIRDAVGRKFAHPPKAIDPDTHARDGPDTDRLDDFIDELIAAVR; this comes from the coding sequence ATGGCTTCCGTTCCGACCCACGTCCACGAAACCGTCGACGACCATCTGACGGTGATCGAACGCGAACACGACATCGCGGTCACGCTGGCAGTCGCCCGCGGGAGCCACGCGTGGGGTGCGGCGAGTTCCGACAGCGATTACGACGTCGGCTTCGTCTTCGCGCCGACGGATCTGCGCCGGTACGCCCACCTCGAGGGGGCGCCCGAAACCCTCGTCGACGACCGCGGCGAATTCGAGTATCAGGGCTGGGACGTGCGGACGTTCGCGCGCCTGCTCGCCGACTCGAACGACGGCGCGCTCGACCTGCTGCGGAGTCCCATCCGCTACCGGCTCGCGTACGACCCCGCCGACCTCGCGGCCTACGTCGAACGCGCGTACAACCCGATCGACCTCTATCACGCGTGGCGCGGGATCGCGACGAGCAACTACCGCAAGTACGTTTCGCACCATCTGGTCTCCACCGACGACGAGCTATTTCCGATCCGCGAGGCGAGCGACGAGGCGTACACCGTCGAAATCGACGACGGGACGATGACGGTCCCGGCCGACGACGACCGGTTCAGTGAGACCCAGACCAAACCGACGGTGAAGCGAAACCTGACGATCTGCCGGGCGGCTATGTCCGCTTACTACCTCAAAGAGACCGGCGAGCGCGGCACACACGACCTGCCCGCACTCGAGTTCGAGACCTTCCTGCGCGAGCAGGCACCCGCGGTGTTCGACGCCGAGCGGATCGACCGCGCTCGCGAGTTGCTCGAGCGGAAACTGGCGGGCGAGGGAGCGACCGAGATCCGCGACGCCGTCGGCCGCAAGTTCGCACATCCGCCGAAAGCGATCGATCCCGACACTCACGCTCGAGACGGCCCGGATACCGACCGATTGGACGATTTCATCGACGAGCTGATCGCCGCGGTCCGATAG
- a CDS encoding amphi-Trp domain-containing protein, giving the protein MAQRTTADETLPREELAAYLQELATEFEGESEAVSIRVGNKNVSLNPPHNIDVSVETVERSSMLRGNRETVEIELSWKP; this is encoded by the coding sequence ATGGCCCAACGGACGACAGCCGATGAAACACTGCCGCGAGAGGAACTCGCCGCATACCTCCAAGAGCTCGCGACGGAGTTCGAGGGCGAGAGCGAGGCGGTCTCGATCAGGGTCGGGAACAAGAACGTATCGCTCAACCCGCCCCACAACATCGACGTCTCGGTCGAGACCGTCGAGCGCTCCTCGATGCTCCGTGGGAACCGTGAGACAGTCGAAATCGAACTGAGCTGGAAACCCTAA
- a CDS encoding M20 family metallo-hydrolase, which translates to MWRVTFPLERNRFVGTMREQAEIGGTDNGGLHRVALSDEDKAVRDWFVTQLEDAGLAVRIDEFGNIFGRRDGRRNVEPVLVGSHLDSQPNGGIYDGALGVVAALEFVRELNEREVETERPVEIVNWTNEEGSRFQPVLQGSGVWAGVIDLEEEYAKTDENGRTVESELERIGYKGDHPAAPAEAYDSYLELHIEQGPSLEETGADVGVVTGIVGLTWGEVTFRGEASHSGATPMHHRSDALVAASDLVTQVRRIPNAIGERTVGTVGSVDVQPNSINVVPGEVTVSYGFRDPESSVIDRAEKRVQREAAAAADREGVAYDHEDRARAEPVSFDDRCVDAVERAAAAHNYETRRLFSGGVHDATHATEVCDAGMVFAVSEDGKSHTEDEFTSWDDCYSAANTLASAALALANDDA; encoded by the coding sequence ATGTGGCGTGTGACATTCCCGCTCGAGCGCAATCGGTTCGTAGGGACGATGCGAGAACAGGCCGAAATAGGTGGGACCGACAACGGCGGCCTTCATCGAGTGGCACTGAGCGACGAGGATAAAGCCGTCCGCGACTGGTTCGTAACACAACTCGAGGACGCCGGCCTCGCCGTTCGGATCGACGAGTTCGGAAATATATTCGGCCGCAGAGATGGGCGCCGGAACGTCGAGCCCGTTCTCGTCGGATCGCACCTCGACTCCCAGCCCAACGGCGGGATCTACGACGGCGCGTTAGGCGTCGTCGCCGCGCTGGAGTTCGTCCGCGAACTGAACGAACGAGAGGTGGAGACGGAGCGTCCCGTCGAGATCGTCAACTGGACGAACGAGGAGGGATCGCGGTTCCAGCCGGTGTTACAGGGCAGCGGCGTCTGGGCCGGCGTTATCGACCTCGAGGAGGAGTACGCCAAGACTGACGAGAACGGGCGGACAGTAGAGTCGGAGCTCGAGCGGATCGGGTATAAGGGCGACCATCCGGCGGCTCCCGCCGAAGCGTACGACTCCTATCTCGAACTCCACATCGAACAGGGACCGTCTCTCGAAGAGACCGGCGCGGATGTCGGCGTCGTCACCGGTATCGTCGGACTCACGTGGGGCGAAGTGACTTTTCGCGGCGAGGCGAGCCACTCGGGTGCGACGCCGATGCACCACCGCAGCGACGCGCTCGTCGCGGCTTCGGATCTCGTTACGCAGGTACGTCGAATTCCCAACGCGATCGGCGAACGGACCGTCGGGACCGTCGGCTCCGTTGACGTTCAGCCGAACTCGATCAACGTCGTTCCCGGCGAGGTGACGGTCAGCTACGGGTTCCGCGATCCTGAGTCATCAGTGATCGACCGTGCCGAGAAACGCGTGCAACGAGAAGCGGCCGCCGCTGCCGACCGCGAAGGCGTCGCGTACGACCACGAGGACCGCGCGCGAGCCGAGCCCGTCTCGTTCGACGACCGGTGCGTCGACGCGGTCGAACGCGCGGCGGCGGCGCACAACTACGAGACGAGGCGGTTGTTCAGCGGCGGCGTCCACGACGCAACCCACGCTACCGAGGTGTGCGACGCCGGCATGGTGTTCGCCGTCAGCGAAGACGGTAAGAGCCACACCGAAGACGAGTTCACCAGTTGGGACGACTGTTACAGCGCCGCGAACACCCTTGCGTCGGCCGCGCTCGCGCTGGCGAACGACGACGCGTGA
- the mptA gene encoding GTP cyclohydrolase MptA, which produces MSHQLPDVQATSPDVTVGLSQVGVTGVDKLVKIAREDKRPIVLTAEFEVFVDLPAWRKGADMSRNMEVIDEILEDATREEAYQVEEVCGEAAERLLERHDYTSKAEVSMEAEFMRREQTPASDRETQHTVDIVAAATATEEGTREEIGARVTGMTVCPCSQGMSTARAKQTLEDLGVEEETITEFLDEVPQPGHSQRGHATLTVEASGDPSVDLNDIIDIARDSMSARIYNLAKRPDEDHMTYAAHADAKFVEDCVRALAEGVVDEFDHLDDDAVITMSQSNDESIHQHNAHAERVVEMGTLREEVGN; this is translated from the coding sequence ATGAGTCATCAGTTGCCGGACGTGCAAGCGACGTCGCCCGACGTGACCGTCGGCCTGAGTCAGGTCGGCGTCACGGGCGTCGACAAACTCGTCAAGATTGCCCGCGAGGACAAGCGACCGATCGTCCTCACCGCCGAGTTCGAGGTCTTCGTCGACCTGCCCGCGTGGCGCAAGGGCGCGGACATGAGCCGCAACATGGAGGTCATCGACGAAATTCTCGAGGACGCGACCCGCGAGGAGGCCTATCAGGTCGAAGAGGTCTGTGGCGAGGCCGCCGAACGACTGCTCGAGCGCCACGACTACACCTCGAAGGCGGAGGTCTCGATGGAGGCCGAGTTCATGCGCCGTGAACAGACCCCCGCCAGCGACCGCGAGACCCAACACACCGTCGACATCGTGGCCGCGGCGACGGCGACCGAGGAGGGCACCCGCGAGGAGATCGGCGCGCGAGTCACCGGCATGACGGTCTGTCCCTGCTCGCAGGGGATGTCGACCGCCCGCGCAAAACAGACCCTCGAGGACTTAGGCGTCGAGGAGGAGACGATCACGGAGTTCCTCGATGAGGTGCCACAGCCGGGTCACTCCCAGCGGGGGCACGCGACGCTGACCGTCGAAGCCAGCGGCGATCCATCGGTCGATCTGAACGACATCATCGACATCGCCCGGGACTCGATGAGCGCCCGGATCTACAACCTCGCCAAGCGGCCCGACGAGGACCACATGACCTACGCGGCCCACGCCGACGCGAAGTTCGTCGAGGACTGCGTGCGCGCGTTAGCCGAGGGCGTCGTCGACGAGTTCGATCACCTCGACGACGACGCGGTGATTACGATGAGCCAGTCCAACGACGAGTCGATCCACCAGCACAACGCCCACGCCGAGCGCGTCGTCGAGATGGGGACGCTGCGCGAGGAAGTCGGCAACTAG
- a CDS encoding SDR family oxidoreductase: protein MGELSDKSALVTGGSRGIGRGIVEELADAGATVAVNRHPDESAKYGREVVESVETTEGDAFVLPGDVSDEDDVREMIDEFEAREGAVDVLVNNAGILTQSELVGMSVDTWDETIAVDLRGVFLTTRFALPGMLEQGDGRIINVASQLGIKGGEELVHYSAAKGGVIAMTRALAREVSPAVTVNAIAPGPVETDLLDDISAEWRENKEAELPMGRLGQVEDIAPTAAFLAGDGGDYYTGQTLSPDGGDAMH from the coding sequence ATGGGAGAGCTCAGCGACAAGTCAGCGTTGGTTACCGGCGGGAGCCGAGGTATCGGCCGCGGCATCGTCGAGGAATTAGCGGACGCGGGTGCGACCGTCGCAGTCAACCGCCACCCGGACGAATCCGCGAAATACGGCCGGGAGGTCGTCGAGAGCGTCGAGACGACAGAGGGCGATGCGTTCGTCTTACCGGGCGACGTCAGCGACGAAGACGACGTTCGTGAGATGATCGACGAGTTCGAAGCGCGGGAGGGCGCCGTCGACGTGTTGGTGAACAATGCCGGAATCCTCACGCAGTCGGAACTCGTTGGGATGTCGGTCGACACGTGGGACGAAACGATCGCCGTCGACCTCCGCGGCGTGTTCCTGACGACCCGATTCGCGCTGCCGGGCATGCTCGAGCAGGGAGATGGCCGGATCATCAACGTTGCCTCCCAACTGGGAATCAAAGGCGGCGAGGAACTGGTCCACTATTCCGCCGCGAAGGGGGGCGTCATCGCGATGACGCGGGCGCTCGCGCGGGAAGTGTCTCCCGCGGTCACCGTCAACGCCATCGCGCCCGGCCCGGTCGAAACCGACCTGCTCGACGACATTTCCGCGGAGTGGCGCGAGAACAAGGAAGCGGAGCTCCCGATGGGCCGACTGGGACAGGTCGAGGATATCGCACCGACGGCTGCTTTCCTCGCCGGCGACGGAGGCGACTACTACACCGGACAGACGCTCAGCCCGGACGGCGGCGACGCGATGCACTAG
- a CDS encoding DNA-directed RNA polymerase subunit epsilon encodes MQDDGADPGPDSERAVPADGVDPAPERERRLETRPGSGSLSRADVQRDSTVRQWGVVTPSATVIGRAESPDADLSESVRRLHDEQHAATPGYSERAHHLDRLRTTQALCNALEVTPWQRDLALGVMDEIDLTEFGSQRAIEKVALVVIRHVVDVDRQQYFGLDDIDAQELSADRMDELFGQYRAHDITDEETFKRLAADYGLDTTSLNRLRRVLKSQLEDELPAYGRNPYRDPNLPDVTDADTDAADAPATGSES; translated from the coding sequence ATGCAAGACGACGGTGCCGACCCTGGTCCAGATTCCGAGCGAGCCGTGCCCGCGGACGGTGTCGACCCCGCTCCCGAGCGCGAGCGCCGCCTCGAGACCCGGCCCGGGTCCGGGTCGCTCTCTCGAGCGGACGTCCAGCGCGATTCGACGGTCCGCCAGTGGGGCGTCGTCACGCCGAGCGCGACGGTCATCGGCCGCGCGGAATCGCCCGACGCGGACCTCTCCGAGAGCGTCCGTCGCCTCCACGACGAACAGCACGCGGCGACGCCGGGCTACAGCGAGCGCGCCCACCACCTCGACCGGCTGCGAACCACGCAGGCGCTGTGTAACGCCCTCGAGGTGACGCCGTGGCAGCGGGATCTCGCGCTCGGTGTGATGGACGAGATCGACCTCACCGAGTTCGGGAGCCAGCGCGCGATCGAGAAGGTCGCGCTGGTGGTGATCCGCCACGTCGTCGACGTCGACCGCCAGCAGTACTTCGGGCTGGACGACATCGACGCACAGGAGCTCTCGGCCGACCGGATGGACGAACTGTTCGGTCAGTACCGCGCTCACGACATCACCGACGAGGAGACGTTCAAGCGACTCGCGGCCGACTACGGGCTGGATACGACGAGCCTGAACCGGCTGCGCCGCGTGCTCAAGTCCCAACTCGAGGACGAACTGCCGGCCTACGGCCGCAATCCCTACCGGGATCCGAACCTGCCGGACGTGACGGACGCGGACACTGACGCCGCCGACGCGCCGGCAACCGGGTCGGAGAGCTAA
- a CDS encoding universal stress protein: MYETILFPTDGSDHAATVAAHAIDAAATRDAALHVLSVVDDRAFLVLDDDRVERVRDDLEATAREAADDAATRAADRGLETTTAVDTGNPAERIVDYAETADVDLIVMGTSGDEYERNVVGSVSQRVVREAPVPVTTVGPDV; this comes from the coding sequence ATGTACGAGACGATCCTGTTTCCGACGGACGGCAGCGACCACGCGGCGACCGTCGCTGCCCACGCCATCGACGCCGCGGCCACGCGGGACGCCGCCCTCCACGTCCTCTCGGTCGTCGACGACCGCGCGTTCCTCGTGCTCGACGACGACCGCGTTGAGCGCGTCCGCGACGACCTCGAGGCGACCGCCCGCGAGGCGGCCGACGACGCGGCGACCCGCGCTGCGGACCGCGGCCTCGAGACGACGACGGCGGTCGATACCGGCAACCCGGCCGAGCGTATCGTCGACTACGCCGAGACCGCCGACGTCGATCTGATCGTCATGGGGACCAGCGGTGACGAATACGAACGTAACGTCGTCGGGAGCGTCTCCCAGCGCGTCGTCCGCGAGGCTCCGGTCCCCGTCACCA
- a CDS encoding TrmB family transcriptional regulator: protein MATLRDLGLSEYEARAYRSLLTTGPTTAKELSRASDVPMGRIYDVLNSIEQYNLVRSQTASRPKKYVAVEPSTALDRLLEDKKRELEEKADQYESIVDDLSDELDAAEPVEEQFWTAAVGPEETMDLLLERLAAADRDIVMVSSHPSPQWDIQAVSEEINAQLEDAIDRGVSVKLLMTREMVASMSEEVGKRYRETLQQLDDFEVRTHDDVTGSFNIIDGIEICIQVPNPLTSGEAFGMIDLKDPEFAANVHDEFVPRWDEADPLQF, encoded by the coding sequence ATGGCCACTCTCAGGGATCTCGGGCTCTCCGAGTACGAGGCTCGAGCCTATCGTTCGCTGCTTACCACCGGCCCCACAACGGCCAAGGAGTTGTCGCGGGCGAGCGACGTGCCGATGGGGCGGATCTACGACGTGCTCAACAGCATCGAACAGTACAACCTCGTCCGGAGCCAGACCGCGAGCCGGCCGAAGAAGTACGTCGCCGTCGAACCCTCGACGGCGCTCGATCGCTTGCTCGAGGACAAGAAACGCGAACTCGAGGAGAAGGCAGACCAGTACGAGTCGATCGTCGACGATCTGTCCGACGAACTCGACGCGGCCGAGCCGGTCGAAGAACAGTTCTGGACTGCCGCCGTCGGCCCCGAGGAGACGATGGACCTGCTCTTAGAGCGGTTGGCGGCCGCCGACCGCGACATCGTGATGGTGTCGTCCCACCCCTCCCCGCAGTGGGACATCCAGGCGGTTAGCGAGGAGATCAACGCCCAACTCGAGGACGCGATCGATCGCGGCGTCTCCGTCAAACTCCTGATGACCCGCGAGATGGTCGCCTCGATGTCCGAAGAGGTGGGCAAGCGCTACCGGGAGACCCTACAGCAACTCGACGACTTTGAGGTTCGCACGCACGACGACGTGACGGGCTCGTTCAACATCATCGACGGCATCGAGATCTGCATTCAGGTGCCGAATCCCCTTACCTCGGGTGAGGCCTTCGGCATGATCGATCTCAAAGATCCCGAGTTCGCGGCGAACGTCCACGACGAGTTCGTCCCGCGGTGGGACGAAGCGGACCCGCTCCAGTTCTAG
- a CDS encoding DsbA family protein produces MADADTGSAPETTDRIEIYADYVCPFCYLGTRSLEQYREGRDEPLTVEWHPFDLRHGKRNPDGSIDQEGDDGKDDQYYEQARQNVRRLQEEYGVEMAHEMASDVDSFNAQVASWYVKEEYPEQWAAFDEAIYTALWQDERDIGDVDVLADLADDIDLPTDEIRDAVGDEGLRTELEDLFTEAQQKGVTGVPTFLSDGHVARGAVPPEHLERLVEGDGSGGRR; encoded by the coding sequence ATGGCCGACGCTGACACCGGATCGGCACCGGAGACGACCGACCGCATCGAAATCTACGCCGACTACGTCTGCCCGTTTTGCTATCTGGGGACGCGCTCGCTCGAGCAGTACCGCGAGGGGCGCGACGAGCCGCTGACCGTCGAGTGGCATCCCTTCGACCTGCGACACGGGAAACGGAATCCCGACGGGTCGATCGATCAGGAGGGAGACGACGGCAAAGACGACCAGTACTACGAGCAGGCCAGACAGAACGTCCGCCGGCTCCAAGAGGAGTACGGCGTCGAGATGGCCCACGAAATGGCGTCCGATGTGGACTCGTTCAACGCGCAGGTCGCGTCGTGGTACGTCAAGGAAGAGTACCCCGAGCAGTGGGCCGCGTTCGACGAGGCGATCTATACGGCGCTGTGGCAGGACGAACGCGATATCGGCGATGTCGACGTGCTGGCCGACCTCGCTGACGACATCGATCTGCCGACCGACGAGATCCGCGACGCGGTTGGAGACGAGGGCCTTCGGACGGAACTCGAGGACCTGTTCACCGAAGCACAGCAGAAGGGTGTCACCGGCGTTCCGACCTTCCTCTCGGACGGCCACGTCGCCCGCGGCGCGGTCCCGCCGGAGCACTTAGAACGACTCGTCGAGGGCGACGGCTCCGGCGGGCGTCGATAG
- a CDS encoding NAD(+)/NADH kinase codes for MDVAVGIVAQRDNERAQELAASLVDALEREGAAVVVDEATGEAVEATPVSVAAMAGRDLVVSIGGDGTLLFVAREVGSTPILGVNLGEVGFLNAVAPADALGVVTDLVTELDRTGSVDGRELSRLRATGVDGDWTLEPALNEIVIHGPRRGHGGGATVEIGVDGQRYAESHADGVLVATPTGSTAYNLSEGGPLLHPTADALVVTQMAATEPMPPLVVEPDTELTLTVTGTDTAYAISDGRNRQRLEPPATVSVSLATESVMLAGPQANFFDALDKLE; via the coding sequence ATGGACGTCGCCGTCGGCATCGTCGCCCAACGTGACAACGAGCGTGCACAGGAACTCGCCGCCAGCCTCGTCGACGCCCTCGAGCGCGAGGGTGCCGCCGTCGTCGTCGACGAGGCGACCGGCGAGGCGGTCGAGGCGACCCCCGTTTCGGTCGCCGCGATGGCCGGTCGGGACCTCGTCGTAAGCATCGGCGGCGACGGGACGCTGTTGTTCGTCGCCCGCGAGGTCGGCTCGACGCCGATCCTCGGGGTCAATCTCGGCGAAGTGGGCTTTCTCAACGCCGTCGCACCCGCGGACGCGCTCGGCGTCGTCACCGACCTCGTGACGGAACTCGACCGAACGGGGTCCGTCGACGGCCGAGAGCTATCGCGGCTGCGGGCGACCGGTGTCGACGGGGACTGGACGCTCGAGCCCGCGCTCAACGAGATCGTCATCCACGGCCCCCGGCGGGGTCACGGCGGCGGGGCAACCGTCGAAATCGGCGTCGACGGCCAACGATACGCCGAGAGCCACGCGGACGGCGTTCTCGTGGCCACGCCGACGGGGTCGACCGCCTACAATCTGAGCGAGGGTGGACCGCTGCTCCACCCCACGGCCGACGCGCTCGTCGTCACGCAGATGGCCGCGACCGAGCCGATGCCGCCGCTGGTGGTCGAACCGGACACCGAACTAACCCTCACCGTCACCGGGACCGACACCGCGTACGCGATCAGCGACGGGCGCAACCGACAGCGACTCGAGCCGCCGGCGACGGTCTCGGTCTCGCTCGCGACCGAGTCCGTCATGCTCGCCGGACCGCAGGCGAACTTCTTCGACGCCCTCGACAAACTCGAGTGA
- a CDS encoding DUF255 domain-containing protein, translated as MDDTTRVEWRDWGPDAFEDAAAADRPVLLSLTATWCDHCHEMDEETYSEPRIAANLNDSFVPVRVDVDRHPRVRDRYNMGGFPSTVFLAPDGKVLTGAGYLGPDGMRQVLDSVRTMWETKGSGAARVPRPLREDNPPAGELTAEIEQGMLGHLTDTYDETAGGWGQTPKFPLPDALEFALKRDREMALRSYDAVGANLLDEYDGGFYRFATDRDWSGLQREKLLDSNGALVRAFANAYLHTGKDEYRDPAERTVEFLTTTLWNDEADAFANSQAPGEDDAYSLDATDRAAAAEPPVDGGVFAGPNALAIEGLLTYYAYTDDERARRYAERALATLREDLLDEDGVVAHAREAAVERDADGDAVPLLTNQARTLSALTTAASTLESDAIADARAVAEATIDRLHDEDSFLDGPAEGVGLCDRPLRPLDANVAFADALIDLAVLTGDDRYRDFARETLEAFAGASDRFGVQIARYATAVSRLLEGPLVIRVAADPGSDLHRAALRLADHEKVVVPDADDLEPGTARVERGDHVSAPAETPDELSERVQTIHG; from the coding sequence ATGGACGATACGACCCGCGTCGAGTGGCGCGACTGGGGACCGGACGCCTTCGAGGACGCCGCGGCGGCCGACCGCCCCGTCTTGCTCTCGCTGACCGCGACGTGGTGCGATCACTGCCACGAGATGGACGAGGAGACCTATTCGGAACCCCGCATCGCGGCCAACCTCAACGACAGCTTCGTTCCCGTGCGGGTCGACGTGGATCGGCACCCGCGGGTCCGCGATCGGTACAACATGGGCGGGTTCCCGTCGACGGTCTTTCTGGCACCCGACGGCAAGGTTCTGACCGGCGCGGGCTACCTCGGCCCCGACGGGATGCGACAGGTTCTGGACAGCGTCCGGACCATGTGGGAGACGAAGGGAAGCGGCGCGGCCCGTGTTCCGCGCCCGCTCCGGGAGGACAACCCGCCCGCGGGCGAGCTGACCGCCGAGATCGAGCAGGGCATGCTCGGCCACCTCACTGACACGTACGACGAGACCGCCGGTGGCTGGGGACAGACCCCGAAATTCCCGCTGCCAGACGCCCTCGAGTTCGCGCTCAAGCGGGACCGCGAGATGGCGCTGCGCTCGTACGACGCGGTCGGCGCGAACCTGTTAGACGAGTACGACGGCGGCTTCTATCGCTTCGCGACCGACCGCGACTGGTCGGGACTCCAGCGCGAGAAGCTACTGGACTCCAACGGCGCACTCGTGCGCGCGTTCGCCAACGCCTATCTCCATACCGGGAAAGACGAGTACCGAGACCCCGCAGAGCGAACGGTCGAGTTCCTGACGACGACGCTGTGGAACGACGAGGCCGACGCCTTCGCGAACAGTCAGGCACCCGGTGAGGACGATGCGTACAGCCTCGACGCGACCGATCGGGCGGCCGCCGCCGAGCCGCCGGTCGACGGGGGCGTCTTCGCCGGCCCGAACGCGCTGGCGATCGAGGGGCTGCTCACGTACTACGCCTACACCGACGACGAACGCGCCCGCCGGTACGCCGAACGCGCGCTCGCGACGCTCCGCGAGGACCTGCTCGACGAGGATGGCGTCGTTGCCCACGCACGCGAGGCGGCCGTCGAACGCGACGCTGACGGCGACGCGGTCCCGCTCCTGACGAATCAGGCGCGTACGCTGTCGGCGCTGACGACGGCTGCGAGCACGCTCGAGTCCGACGCGATTGCGGACGCGAGGGCCGTCGCGGAGGCGACGATCGATCGGCTCCACGACGAGGACTCGTTCCTCGACGGTCCCGCCGAGGGCGTCGGCCTCTGTGATCGCCCGCTGCGACCGCTCGACGCGAACGTCGCGTTCGCCGACGCCCTGATCGATCTGGCGGTTCTCACCGGCGACGACCGCTACCGCGACTTCGCGCGGGAGACCCTCGAGGCGTTTGCCGGAGCCAGCGACCGATTCGGCGTCCAGATCGCCCGCTACGCGACGGCCGTCTCCCGGCTGCTCGAGGGGCCGCTGGTGATCCGGGTGGCCGCCGACCCCGGTTCGGATCTCCACCGCGCGGCGCTCCGACTCGCGGACCACGAGAAGGTCGTTGTCCCCGACGCGGACGACCTCGAGCCGGGGACCGCACGGGTCGAACGCGGCGACCACGTGTCGGCTCCCGCCGAAACTCCCGACGAGTTGAGTGAACGCGTCCAGACGATTCACGGCTGA
- a CDS encoding FxsA family protein, translated as MLRWIFALLLIPFLDAVLLAVVVTQFGFLSWVGMILLVVLTGLIGMLLVRAEGRRTIRKMQRSMAEGKPPTNELLDGGLLIAAGAFLLTPGLVTDAIGFLLAVPITRIPIRAVLKRYVIVPYADKKTGGFASGQVWTFGFPNEGASGGETASSGGETYDLGDDAYTVDGEGSEDAYTIDFGDERTDDADDERDDDPLAR; from the coding sequence ATGCTCCGGTGGATCTTCGCGCTGTTGCTCATTCCGTTTCTCGACGCCGTGTTGCTCGCGGTCGTCGTCACCCAGTTCGGCTTCCTCAGCTGGGTCGGGATGATCCTGCTCGTCGTCCTGACGGGTCTGATCGGCATGCTCCTCGTCCGCGCCGAGGGCCGGCGGACGATACGAAAGATGCAGCGGTCGATGGCCGAGGGCAAGCCACCGACCAACGAACTGCTCGACGGCGGGCTCCTGATCGCCGCCGGCGCGTTCCTGCTGACCCCCGGGCTCGTCACCGACGCCATCGGCTTCCTGCTCGCCGTTCCGATAACGCGAATTCCGATCCGCGCCGTGCTCAAGCGCTACGTGATCGTCCCGTACGCGGACAAGAAAACCGGCGGGTTCGCCAGCGGACAGGTCTGGACGTTCGGTTTCCCGAACGAGGGCGCGTCGGGTGGAGAGACCGCCTCGAGCGGCGGCGAGACGTACGACCTCGGCGACGATGCGTACACCGTCGATGGCGAGGGCTCCGAAGACGCTTACACGATCGACTTCGGCGACGAACGCACGGACGACGCGGACGACGAACGAGACGACGATCCCCTCGCTCGGTAG